Proteins from a genomic interval of Vibrio casei:
- a CDS encoding H-NS histone family protein, protein MTTAISVKTILLDTRRLRGYARHEMTVNELKAAHERLGHILEERIKEEEERALEAKVHAENVKEVAKILLDKGVGLEEVMAAMHSPDVKYSHDSEKPKRVPKYEYFINGKRKTWTGQGRMPSVIQIELDKGGKLESFKI, encoded by the coding sequence ATGACAACAGCAATTAGTGTTAAAACCATTCTTTTAGATACTAGACGTTTAAGAGGCTATGCCCGCCATGAAATGACTGTGAATGAACTAAAAGCAGCGCATGAACGATTAGGGCATATCCTAGAAGAACGTATTAAAGAAGAAGAAGAAAGAGCGCTTGAAGCAAAAGTACATGCTGAAAATGTGAAAGAAGTAGCAAAGATTTTGCTGGATAAAGGCGTTGGTCTTGAAGAAGTAATGGCAGCTATGCATTCACCAGATGTCAAATACTCTCATGATTCAGAGAAACCAAAACGTGTTCCCAAGTATGAATATTTTATCAATGGAAAACGCAAGACCTGGACTGGACAAGGCAGAATGCCTTCGGTTATACAAATCGAGCTAGATAAAGGTGGAAAATTAGAATCGTTTAAGATCTAA